From the Longimicrobium sp. genome, the window TAGATCTTCGAAGCGCGTCGGCCCTCCGCTCAATTGGCCACGCGCAGCTGCACGTAGCACGCGAAAGTGAGCTCCAGCGGTTGCGAGGGTGAGGTGAAGACCCGCATTTGTCACAATACCATTATAACGCATGATCAGCTTATCTATCTCTTTTGTGACAAGCATGATCTCTCTCAGCAAAACAGCATCGTTTCCTGAGAAGGTGTGGCCATCGAGTAGCTTGGTTAATGTACGGAAGTCTTTGCCATTCTTAAATGTTTTGTGAAGGACGTCGCTGATACCTAACAGCTGTAGCATCGGGCCGTAGAACTCATTCAGCTGCCGCGTAATCTCGTCAGACCTCTCGCGATTGCTCTGAACGGTCAATGTCCGTTCGTTGACCCTGAGCGTCCATCGAGCCGTCAAATAGGTAAGCAGTAGTGCGACGATGGCAACTGCTGTCGGGCCCAAGTCCTTTGCATAGCTGACCCAATCGGGCGAGCTGGCGGGAGCTGCCTGCGTTATCGTTACCTGAATTATCATAGGTCACAAAGAATGAAGCGTTCAAGAACGACGGGACTAAACACATAACCGCGCAGCATCCTCTGCGCAACGAGAAAGACTTGCTGCACCGTCAGAAACTAAGCCACGCTTATCGCGCGGCCAAAGAAACGATCCACGAGATTGGCTGCGTAGTCTCGCTTGTGACAACCGGTGGTTTGATGCTTAACCCACAATGCTCGACCGTGAACCCGCTTTCAATCATGAGGTTCTTCCAGTCGTCCACGCTATATAGCGAAAAATATCGTCCATTTGCGTCAATGAGATCTCCAGTTCCCTCGCGGACCGATGCGATGAATACACCGCCGGTTCCGAGAACTGCGTGGACCGCCTGTAGAATCGCTAATATTTCGTCCCGATGAACGTGCGACAACGAGGCAACGGACCACACCACGTCAAAGGAAGCCGATCTAAATGGGAGAGCACGCATGTCTGCGACGATCATAGGCTGGCAGGACACGCGTTTCGCAATCTTGGCTAGAGCGAAGGAGAGGTCCATCCCAATGGCTCGGTATCCTCGGGCTCCCAGCTCTTTGAGGTCGCGTCCTGCTCCCGCACCAAGATCCAGGACCAGCGATCCCGGCTCCACCCTGCCGTCGAGAAGCGACCAGAGTTCCTTTACCTCCCCAGCAAGCGTAAGCTCGGCATATGCGTCGGCATTGGACTCGTAAAATTCGTGAGTCGAGTGATGCAATCCCAAACTCTCCCTCTCTTAGTGCACCCGTGAGCGCCGGTCGATGCGTCATCGCAACGAATGCCGTATCTTCGTCACGGCCTCCGATACCCACTTGCCCGCGACTTCGATCTCGGTGTCCGTAGTCGATCGTCCCAAGCCGATCCGCAGAGAGCCCCGTACTACTGCATTGGTGAATCCAAGTGCAGTTAGCACGTGCGAAGGGGCGTCGACACTGGACGCACAAGCCGAACCGCGTGCGAGGGCTACCCTGCCCCGGAGTTGCGCGACCACGGCAGAACTCGGCACATCCGGGACGGAGATGTGCAGGTTGCCCGCGAGGCGATGTTCAAGATCGCCGCTCACCATCAGGCCGGTGATGGAATCCACCAGGGAGGCTTGCAGCCGGTCGCGCCGGCGCGCGATGGCCGGCTCATCCTGCGCCATCTCGGCGGCGCGCAGCCGGCACGCTTCGCCGAGTCCAGCAATGCCCGGGACGTTGAGGGTACCGGAGCGCAGGCCGCGCTGGTGCCCTCCGCCGCGGAACAGCGGCTCCAGGTATAGGTCCGGATCCACGATCAGTGCGCCTACGCCCTTGGGGCCGTACATCTTGTGGCCGGCAAGCGCAAGCATGGAGATGCCCCAGTCGCGGACGCGAATCTCCACCTTGCCGGCGGCCTGCGTGGCGTCGGTGAGGAACGGGATGCCGTGCCGCCGTGCGATAGCCCCGATCTCCGCGAGCGGGTAGAGGTTGCCGATCTCGTTGTTGGCCGCCATTACGACGAGCAGGTCGATCCCGTCCTGGCAGGCGTACTCGACCGCCTCTAGGTCGATCCGGCCGTGGCCGTCGACGGGCAGCATCCGGAGGCTGGCTTCGCCGCGGTCCGCGAGGTATTGGCAGACCTCGAGGACCGCGGGATGCTCCACCGGTGGGAGCGCGATACGCACGAGGCCGGACGAGCCGGTACGAGCGAGTTGTGCGCGGACGAAGCCCTGCAGTGCTAAGTTCAGGCTCTCGGTCGCCCCAGAGGTGAACACGACACTTCGCGGAGAAGCGTCGAGCAGCGTGGCGACGTGGCGCCGTGCCGCGGCTACGGCCGCGTCAGCCTCGTCGCCGTACTCGTGGTCCTTGCTGCTGGCGTTGCCGAACGCGGTCGTCATGTGGTGCATGACGACCGCGGCGACTCGGGGATCCACAGGAGTGGTGGCGTGATGGTCCAGATAGATCGGCAGCCGAAGACCATCGGCGACGATGTCGGCCACTCCTGCCGGACCGGAAGCGGTCAGCACGCTCATAGGTGGCACATCAGGCATCCCAGCTCGTCGTCCTCCTCGTCTAGCGCGGCCGCGAGGACCTGAGCAAGGGGGCGGTTGGGCTGCCGAGCGCGCTCGCGCTCCTCGAGCTTCTCGTGCGCATCCAGGATTTCGTCGCGGCGCGCCAGGAGATCGCGGAGACTTTCGCCGTGCGACCAGGTGAACGTGCGGCCGTCGCGGTGCTTCTCCTCGTACTCCACTGCCTCCCAGAAGAGCTTCGGGTGCTCGTCGTGGAGCCTCACCCACTCCGCCTTCCGCTGGAAGAAGCAGA encodes:
- a CDS encoding cysteine desulfurase family protein, giving the protein MSVLTASGPAGVADIVADGLRLPIYLDHHATTPVDPRVAAVVMHHMTTAFGNASSKDHEYGDEADAAVAAARRHVATLLDASPRSVVFTSGATESLNLALQGFVRAQLARTGSSGLVRIALPPVEHPAVLEVCQYLADRGEASLRMLPVDGHGRIDLEAVEYACQDGIDLLVVMAANNEIGNLYPLAEIGAIARRHGIPFLTDATQAAGKVEIRVRDWGISMLALAGHKMYGPKGVGALIVDPDLYLEPLFRGGGHQRGLRSGTLNVPGIAGLGEACRLRAAEMAQDEPAIARRRDRLQASLVDSITGLMVSGDLEHRLAGNLHISVPDVPSSAVVAQLRGRVALARGSACASSVDAPSHVLTALGFTNAVVRGSLRIGLGRSTTDTEIEVAGKWVSEAVTKIRHSLR